The Lutra lutra chromosome 16, mLutLut1.2, whole genome shotgun sequence genome segment AGCCAAGTTAGAGAAGAGATGACCAAGGTGATTATATAGATCACTGGGCTTGGGGGCACTCCTGGTGCTAGAGATCAAGTTGAGGaggagaagggcacctgggtggctcagttggttaagtgactgcctttggatcaggtcattatcctggagtcTAGGGAtcagtcccgaatcgggctccctgctcggcagggagtttgcttttcccactgacctctctcctctcaatgctttccctctctctctaataaataaataaaaccttaaaaaaaaaaaaaaaaggagaggaggagaagccagcAAAGGGGATTGAGAAGAGGAGACCAGAGAGGCAGGGTCCTGCTGTCTGGACTCCTCCTGTTATGAGGAGCAGAATGATCAGCGGTGACCTAAGATGTTGACAGGTAAGATGAGAACTGAGAATGGGCCATAGCGTCCAAGTAATGCAGAGAGAACTAGCCATtccactcatgattttattagtcctaaatatttttcactgcaaggtttacttatttttagctGTTTTCACTGTCAGATTAACTATGAAAGTCGTTCAGGCAGTTCCCATaagttcttcatttctgataCGCAGAAGAACAGTTACCGTAAGGATTGGTACGCATTTCATCATCTGCGGTAGTATTCATCTTGGATAACTGGCAGGTGTTTGTTAAAGTGTCACTCGTCTTCACGTTCTTCTCGAGAGTTGCTGGTGCGTCCGTTCCTTCGTGTACCCAGGAAACCGCTCCAGCGCCTGTACCATGCCAGCCCTACCTAGTTTTTCTTGCCCTGACATGAGATCTAAAGTCTCACGCGCAGCATCTTGTCTTTCTCGTGGCCCTTGGCGTCAGCCTCCCCGCAGTGGGGTTTTTCCAGCCTACCTTGTCCAGCTGCAGTTCTCAGCGTCCGCCCCTAGAGGCCTGAAGTCGGTCAGCTGTTGCGGCCCTCCCACGCGTGGGAGGGAACCCTTCGGATGCTCCAGGGTGATATGCAGATAAGATGGGAGGGCACTATGCAGATGATATGGGCGGGCCTCGCCGGGCAGGCCGGCTGGAGTTGCGGTGGGCGGGCCTGCGAGCGGACGGTATGCAGATGAAGTGGGCGGGGCCCGCCCGCGCGGGCGAGGAGCGGCTCAGCCGGCGGCCGCCGGGAACTGGAAGGCGCCCGGCCCTTTCTTTGACTGGAGCGGACCCGCCGGACGCCGCCGCCTCGTCAGCCGGAGCCGGCGCGAGCCCCAGCACGGCAGACATCCTGTCTGAGGCCGGCCAGCCGGCCGCTGCCGGAGTCCGCCGAGCATGGGCAACCACTCGGGGCGGCCGGAGGATCCCGAACCAGGTCTGTGCTGTCGGCGGGGGTCGCGccgcgccccctccccggcccggCGCCCTTCCCCCACCCGCCTTTCGGGCCAGCGGTCGCCGCGCTGCCCGCGGGCGCCCAGGGGGCCAGTGGAAAGGTGAAGTTCCCGGGATGTGATTCTTGCCTTTGGAATGCGCTAATGGGGTTGTGAAATTACCTGTGCCTGTTCCGCGACAAGGAAATGCCACTCACCGTAAACACGTACCTGGAAGCCCTGGGTCCGCTCGGCCGCAGCGAGTGGGGCGGGCGGCAGCGGGTCTCGGTGGCCCGGAGCGCGCAGGCCCGGCCCGTGGAGAGAGAGGGCTCGGGGGTGGGGGACTCCGTGCCCACAGCCGGGTGGAATCTGACTTGCCCCTCCCGTCTGCCGCCCGGACGGGGTCTCCCGTACCGTGCATGTAGGCAGTTCTCGCAGACTTTCTGGGCATTTGCGACGAAAAGTGTGACTTGGCAGTCGTGTTCTGGTTCATTGTCCGTTTTGCGGTGCCTCATTTGCATATCACACACTTTCTGGAGTCGCGTGGAAGGCGGCAACCCGTCAGCAGATCTGTTACTCATCCTCAGACCGAGGGCTTGATTGTGACTGTTTCTTACCCAAAATAGTCCGTGCTTATTCTGGGATGCCAAAAACTTCGGCGGcttatcaaatttttatttcctcagaaaTTAAGCGAGCCTGGTGGAGAGTCAGTCAGCTGGGCTCTTGTTTTCATCTGGTTCATTATCCTGGCCTCCAGCACGGATTTAGATGCTGATAACCAGGGGgttgtgtttaaaaacaaaaccagaacattCCTGTTCTGTCACATGAAGGAAGCGGAATCTAATTTAGCCTCAAAAGCTGCATCTCGGCTGATTGGGGAGAGATGGTCGACTTAATGCTGGAATTCTGGAGTGGCAGGTGGCGAGAATGTGTTCCTGGGACAGGCAGAACTCTTCAAAATGTTCTCAAGGGTGTAATGTTTTAATTGGGGTTTGACCGTGGACGTTGAGGCTTTGAGAGTTAGTGACTTGGGCAAGTGACAGCCCTGTAAGCAGACCCCTGGTCTGTGTCTCCGCTGAGGTCTTGGCAGGGAGGCCGAGCAGCCTTAGGCGGTATCCTTGGGGCTGGGCGGGAGTGGGGTGCCTTGGACTGGTACCACAACCAGGATGGAAAACTTGGCCACAGGGGAACACTATGAAGAAAACTTTTAGAGACAGGGTTACTGCGTAGTTTACATAGGGCTAACTCTAAAATTGCACAGCAGGTATCCAAAGGTCTTTGGGCAGAACAAccaatatttgcaaaataatgcCTTCGTCGTAAACCACTATGATAAACTATTAGGTGAAgcatatgtaacattttaaaaacagctcaTGAGCACGCACTGCCCAGGTCTAAGTAAAAACTAATTTCCTTTGTGTCAAAATTGCGAAGAGACTACCCCTCTTGTTAGAGCCTTTAAAGGTTACTTGggttctgggcgcctgggtggctcagtgggttaagcctcggccttcggctcaggtcatggtctcagggtcctgggatcgagtcccgtgtcgggctctttgctcagtggggagcctgcttcattctctccctctccgcctgcctctttgtctgcttgtgatctctctctgtcaaataaataaataaaatctttaaaaaaaaaaaagttacttgggTTCCAATTTCTAAGTgatgttgctttctttttttttaaagacttttttattcaggggcacctgggtggctcagtgggttaagcatctgccttctgctcaggtcatgatcccagggtcctgggatggagcccccaattgggctccctgctcagcgggaagtctgcttctctctctctctcaaacaaatgagtgaataaaatcttattagagagaaagagaagacagagtaAAAGCacgagtgaggggaggagcagagggagagggatgagcagacGCCCCACTCTGtgggcagcctgatgcaggacttgattctaggatcatgagatcgtgatctgagcccagatcaagagacagacacttaaccagctgagccactcaggcgccccaaagtgaCATTGCTTAAAGCATTCTAATggacaggagagggaaaggacATTTTTATGCCAGGGacttattttattgcatttttcaagAATGAGTATAATTTCACAACGGGAACTTAATCTGATTTGCTACATGTAAAGATAACAACTGGAAAATCTTAGAGACTTGTGTTGCCTGAAAGTGTGAGTATAATTATTCTGGGATACCAAAAACTTCACCGGCTTATCAAATATGGTCTCTTGATGCTGTAATGAAATGCTATAGGATGCATtgaaaaaatgtggaaattagAGTTTTGTTAAAGATGAATGTATCTTCAGTCTGCTTTAGCATGAGGGCTAGCACGAGGTGGGAGCCTCCCACTAGCAGTTGTGGCTCATTGAACTGGAATCAGAATGAGTGCCTCAACGGGTTGTCAGAGCAAGGGGTCCAGAGATGAGTGGTAGAGGtaagggggagagaaggaaggctgGAAGTGGAGAGAGCAGGTCTGATTTTTTACCTAGTTCTTATATTGTGtcacttttgttcttttaatgaAGACCTTTAAAAGGAATTGGGGGGGCTTCTGGGCTGGCTTAGTCAATGAAGTATGTGGCTGTTGTTCTTGGAgttgttgagtttgagccccatgctggctataaagattactttaaaaaaattatcattaaacaGAATTAGGAATGAAAAAAGTTCGTTAGAGACCTGACAAACACGAAAAGGAGTGGGAAGCCAGGGCTGGGGTgaggagagttttattttatttatttttaaagattttatttatttacttgtcagagagaaagagaccaagcTGGAGAGTGAGgccaagcaggggaagtggcagacagagggagaagcagacttgccgctgagcaaggagcccagtgtaggactcgatcccagggtcccgggatcatgacctgagttgaagccagatgcttaaccaactgagccacgcaggcattcTGAGGAGAGTTTTAGACCATGATGCAGATCCAGCATGTATGAAAGGAAGCAGGGCGGTAGCAGGCTTGGGCAGGGAGAGCCTCAGAGAGCTGTGCAGATCTGGTGAGGTCTTAGCCATCTGATTGGGGGAGCTCCAGAACAGACTACCCACTAGAGTCCCCGACTGGGCAGAAATGGCCAGTCCCCAGGGCCCTTGCTGTGGTCAGTCACTGCTGGAGGTGGCCTGGGAAGAGTATACCTTCAGCTCAAAAGCCAGAGTGAGTCCTGGGATCCTGGTGGCCCTAAGAGCCAGAGGTGTCCGCTAACTGCAGTCCTTATAGCGGAATACTAAGTTCTTCCTCGAATAGAGGTCCAAGTGGCACAACTCATGGCTACCTTTCACAGGACCTCAGTTGCTTGGGCAGGGCGGGTCCATTGAAAGGGCAGATGAGGTAAAATCTCCATCTTAGACCTCCCCTCCACAGGCTTAAAAGGGCTAAGTTGCTCATCATCTTTTTCAGGTAGAAGCACCTTGTCCTCTCTAGGGCACACCCAGAGGAGAAGACAGGCTCTCGACTGCTGCTGCTTTTCTAGCGCTGGAGTTGGCCATGGGGGCAGCAGGTTTCCTCTTTTGTGGTGTCTGTGATCCTCTGAGCCGGGTCATTATGACTTACTGTGGTATTGCAGGATGGGCAAGAGAAATGGGTCAAGTAAGAGACATGAAAACTTTCGTAAGTGAGGGCAGTTAGAATGAGAACTCCCTACATGTTCCCAGTTAACATTCTTTCAACTTCCACCCAGGTTGTCAATACCTACATTATAAAGAGGGCTGCTGGGTCTAGTCGTGCAGGTTGTGCATGGTTCAAAGGTGTCTGGGTATAAAGGGATGAGGGGGCCCAGGTAGGGTTATATCAATTCACTGGAAGGGCTGCCACTTTGCAGTTTTGCCTTTTTGTATTCACACAAAGGGGCCCAATATGCTGAAGGAAGCCTTAGTCAAATGTGAGTTTAGTAGGCTTTAACCAGTTTTACTACTAGCTGATATTTGCTTACTGTTTACTTTAAATTtgcatgtatgtgtttattttttattttgttatttttttaagtttatttttcttagtaatgtctccgcccaatgtggggcttgaaccctcgaccccgagaccaagagtcacatgctcttccaactaagccaACCAGACACCCCTGCATATATGTGtttaaacaataaatacaaatgacataaaacaaaagtaaaagccTCTACTCAGACCCACTCACGTCCCACTTTATATTAGTTATAGTTAACGCTAACTGGTTAAAGACAGATCCCCAAGGAGCCACTTAAGACAGTAAAAGCTGGTTTCTCCCTCACATCACGGTCTAGTGTGAGTCGGGGGCAGTCTGGGCAGCATATGGTTGTTGGAGACAGAAGCCGATGGACATTCACCTTCAGTGTCTGGCTGCCAAGTTGCGCTGGGTCTGCACGCAGTCAGGAGGGGAAGTTGCTCACGGAGGACACTGCAGGAGACGTCAGGGGCCAGGCCTGGAGGAAAGGTGCACATTATCTTTCCCTGGGTTTCACGGGCCTGTCTCAGTCACACGGCCAATCCTGGATGCTCAGGGACCAGGAAATGTCTGTGTGGAGTGCCAGGCAGAGGACAGCCCAGATACTGTGAATACTGGTAGGCTCTTTCCAGACAGTCAACCACACGTGTGTCAGTATTAAGAAAAATTTGATCGGAAAAATTGAAAGACATGGAAACACTCATATATCCGTCATCTAGATTGTACAGTTAACATTTTGCTACATTTGCTTTATACCTCTGTCCATCTCTTCATCCTTTCATTTGTTGTCCCACCTTATGGGGGGAGGACAGTTTCAAAGAAATGGTGCTTATCTCTGTAATTCTACATAACACGCTCTACCTGTATTCTTTCCTGACTTCCTAGCTTTCAAGGCTGTCTACCAGCCCTCACTGTGAAAGTTGAGGAGCCTAGTGCATTTTCACTACTATAGTCTTCTCCCACCACCCCGTACCACTCCCCCATTCCTGCAAGTCATACTTAAATTTTCTGAAGTTCCTGTTAGTCTGGTAGAATGCCGAAGGTGGGATATAGATGGTGGGTATACAGTTTTTCACTGTAAAATTCGCTCAGCTTTGCTGTATGAAATTGTCgtataaaaatgtttagaattttaAGGAAATCTATTGTTTAcgaccttttttctttctcttcttcttctttttttccacctgcattttttttttttttaatttatttgacagagagagatcacaggtaggtggagaggcaggcagagagagaggaggaagtaggctccccactgagcagagagcccgatgtggggctcggtcccaggaccctgagaccatgatccaagccaaaggcagaggcttaacccactgagccacccaggcacccctccacctGCATTTCTTGATGAACTAACTTTAAACAATGTCCTTAGCTAGGTAAAAAAGGGTATAACATCCCTaaatttcttctgtcttttccacATTACCCTCCATACCCTGTCCCGGTCTGCCTCTCAACCTTGCACATGGCTAGAATGTTCTGTTTCATGATTAGTATTATTAAATCTTGTGTGCATTGTTCGTAGATTGATTCTAAACGTTGAAAAGTAATTTAACATGTTAGGATCCCATATGTATTATTTACTAGAGAACCAGGCAGTACATTTAGgtttatagagaaggaaatgtaATCTTAATATTGTTTAACCTGTGATCTGTGGcagacattactttttttttttcagcttttatttatttatttgagagagagacagagggagtgagagaaagagcacaagctggggagaggggcagggaaagagagagagaagcagactccccgctgagcagggagccccatgtggggcttgatctcgggaccctgggatcatgacctgagccgaaggcagacgcttaatgactgggccatccagttgccccagatgatattactttaaaagaaaaatagaaggagtAGGTAGATTGGAAAGGAGTTAGtacaaatattatttacttttaaatgattttaacatGCTTTTATCCTGTTATGGAGCTTTTCGATTTTACTTCTGttattatagagaatttattttcttctttttttttttttttaagattttatttatttatttgacagagagagatcacaagcaggcagagaggcaggcagagagagaggaggaagcaggctccctgctgagcagagagcccaatgcggggctcgatcccaggaccctgagatcatgacctgagccaaaggcagcagcttaacccactgagccacccaggcgccccaaatttattttcttcttgaagatgAAAAGCACGGTTAAGACTTTGGGCTTTGGAGCTGGGCTGTGCAAATCCCAGTTTTGTCACTTCCAGCTCGGAGATGTTGGACAAGTGATTCAAgctttttgagcctcagtttttttcatcttgaaaagGGTTTAGAAATACAACTTCTCTCATGAGGTTGTTAAAACAGGTGAAAGGTTAGAGCAGTCTCTCACATAGAAGGTGTGATAAGCATGTTTAAGTACAGACTTGATTAACTTCTGGTCCTGTCTCACTCTTGGGTTAGGCCACTACTCAGATCCTTCTCTGTTTTTGCATTCGGCTGGAGTATTTCCTGTGATCCTCTGTGTTGCCAAATGGTTATATATTCTGTCAGTCTCtatattcacttttttcttccagtcttcctATTGACTTCTAAAATTCCGTtaactgtattttctatttccaaaatACTTTTTGTCATCTGTTTGATCTTAATAGCAGTTTGGGGTTTGGAGGAGGGGAGTGGACTTGGTTGGAAGGCTTGAGCATATAAGTTAATGGCTTCTGTTGGCATTAGTTTTAAGATTTCAAGGATTCATCAGAGTTTTTACAATATTCACTAAGAAGAGAATATAGTATACAGTTTTCTCAGATGTGTTTGTACTGTAGAAGAATTTCAGAATGGAACTAATGTTCCAAGAGACATACTTGGAAAATGTGCTCTTTTGAGATTAAAAATGGTGTATAAATCAAAGATCCATgataatacatagaaaaaaaacagataatatcAAATGTATCTGTCACTGTAATAAATGTGAATGGGTTAAAATCTGCATCTAAAAAAAAGAGTCCCCTCCTGTagcttaaaagagaaaacaaaatataatatatggTACAGAAAATCATATTCTAgcaatactttcatttttttttaatttatttatttgtgagagagagtgagcacaggcagacagagaggcaggcagaggcagagggagaagcaggctccctgctgagcaaggagccccacgtgggacttgatcccaggatgctgggatcatgacctgagccgaaggcagccgcttaaccaactgagccacccaggcatcccaaatactttcatttttaaaatcaagtcaGTTAAACTGTGAATAGTTAAGCTTTCAAGGTCAGCATCTTGTTATTCTATgtataagaaaatttttttcttatactttttgtataagaaaaatttaatagtCACTATTTAAGGGGATCTTTGATTAATACTCAGTTCCATTTATAAACTtggtaataaatttaaaatatctttaattgtGTTTATTAGTTTAATGTATTTAGGTTCCTATTAGGTCTGATGACAAACCAGTCCAGTTTTTTAAAGCCTTATAAGTTTAATAATTGCATTTATAAACAGTGATTCTTAAATCCTCACATATTTATGAGCAcatattctctctccctatgtgtgtatatatagatgcACACTTTTAAATTAAGATCACAAATTAATTACTCAGTTGCACCTTTTAGATTGGAATCATGAGGCtgatctgaattcttttttttttaatattttgtttttatttatttatttgagagacagagatcacaagtaggcagagaaagaggaagggaagcaggatccccgctgaacagagagctcgatgtggggctcaatcccaggaccctgggatcatgacctgagccaaaggcagaggctttaacccactgagccacccaggcgcccctgatctgaATTCTTAATAGGTCCAATTCTCCTAAAAGTAAACATGGAATTCCAAAATGTAGGTATTAATATATAATACTGCTTACAcacatatgtaattatataattactactcatttaattcttgtatttttttaaagattgcatttatttatttgagagagagcacgcgattgagaaagcacaagcaggcaagcAGACTCtcgcctgtgtgtgtgtgtgtgtgtgtgtgtgtgtgtgtgtctgcgcaCATGCACGCATGTAcacatgtgcgcgcacacacatacacatgcacatgagggggagggacagagggagtagcagactccccactgagcagggagtcagacctgaggctccattccaggaccctatgacctgagccaaaggtagatgcttaactgactgagccacccaggtgcctccatttaACTCTTTTAAATACCTCTCTACTTAATTCTAAACCATTTTAGGATTAAAAGGTagtttacaggggtgcctgggtggctcagtgggttgaggcctctgccttcggcttgggtcgtggccccgggtcctgggatcgagttctgcatcgggctctctgcacagcggggagcctgcttcccccctctctgtcctctgcctgcctctctgcctacttgtgatctctgtctttcaaataaataaataaaatctttaaaaaaaagaaaaggtagtttACATAAGcattttgttataaataatacAGGAATTTCATCCCATGTGATTCTGGGGTTGCCTTTTCAGGTTGCTGAGGTTTTTGAGCAACAGAGACCTTGGGCAGGGAAAGGACAAGAATGGGATTCTTACCCTGGACTCCAGATACGCACTAGAGCCCGTTTTGTTGTGGTTAGAGCATATTTGCTCTGAGCACATACAATAATAGTCTATGCATGATAAATTTTCTCAACCTTTATGTGAGGATGTCTATTATTTTGCCCTCATCCTTATTGATAGTTTGTATGCATGTAGTATTCAATGTTCAGGATCTTTGTAATCTCTCTGTAACAATGACTTCAAAACTTGGAAAAGGAAGTGGTCATAATACCCATGTACCTTAGATTTAAGTTGTGTTTTCCTTAATTCTTAAAGTTCATAATTGGGAGCCCGAGATCTTCATTCAAACAGCCACATCCCTTGCTTAGAGTTTGTACTTCTGTGGCACATAACAGATGAACATTTCTATCTATCTCCAAAGACTTTTGATAGAACACTACTTGCTTTTCTTACACTTTCTATCTCTTAAGGCGATTTCTTGATAGTAATACAAAGGGTGATTTAATTGTGGATCTCTCTCATGGCTTTGTCTGACTTACTGAGTCAGTCTACTGAAACAATAGTATTAGTTAaagaccctcctccccaccctccacacacacacacacacccacccacccaccaagtACCTTAAATCAGACAGGACGTTCTACATTGATAAAAGTACAATTCAAGAAGAAAGAGTAGCAGTTACATAATTCATCACACTAACTAGCACACCTTGGAAGTTACTACAGCaaaacttattagaaatgcatttaaaaaaccTCATGAGTAAAAAGGAGAGAATTCAGTAATATGTCTTACACAGTTTTTCTAAATTGTTCATGGGATGGTTAAAACATTGATCTTTCTGTACCAGAAAACCTCATGACAATTTCTTAAGGGAAATTTTACTGGCCACTCTGTGATCATAATGCAATAGAACTATAGAtaataaaagttgaaatttttagggacacctgggtggctcagttggttaagtggctgcctttggctcaggtcatgatcccagcatgctgggatcaagtctcacatggggctccttgctcagcagggagcctgcttctccctctgcctctgcctgccattctatctgcctgtgcttactcttgctctctctctctctgacaagtaaataaaatcttaaaaaaaaaaaaaaaaagttgaaatttttaaaacttaacccGATTGGAAAAGTTTGACCCAAATAGAACTGAGaactataatttattaaaaaatgattacaaaGTCCTCCCTAAAGTTACAAATAAGCAAATTCATTCCTCTGAAATTTTTTGATGtccaaaaagaaacaatgaaaataaatcaattactATACTCAGAAATtaggaaataaacaagaaaagaaatttgggaaaACAGGAAGATGTTTTTTGAAAGGGTAGAAATTAATGAAGCAGGTAACTGTGTCTATTTCACTTTTCTCTTACTTTGAGCATCTAGTACATTGCCTGATACTTGTTTGGCAcatagtatttgttgaatgaataaaccaaaaaaccccactagAATtgaaaaatctcagtgtgtgtTCTTTGTTAAAACAATTAAGTAGATAGAACTGTAGTTAGACTGAtgacaaaacaacagaaatgcccAAAATTTGCAGTGTAAGAATGTATGTAATCAAAGatgtggatatttttaaaaaatagaataaaattacaacattttgatgaaattgaaaatgaaacTACTAAAATCAGTTCATGAAGA includes the following:
- the LOC125087678 gene encoding uncharacterized protein LOC125087678 isoform X3 is translated as MNQNTTAKSHFSSQMPRKSARTAYMHGTGDPVRAADGRGKSDSTRLWAPGLRAPGHRDPLPPAPLAAAERTQGFQVRVYGPPTATPAGLPGEARPYHLHSALPSYLHITLEHPKGSLPRVGGPQQLTDFRPLGADAENCSWTR
- the LOC125087678 gene encoding uncharacterized protein LOC125087678 isoform X2, producing the protein MQMRHRKTDNEPEHDCQVTLFVANAQKVCENCLHARYGRPRPGGRREGQVRFHPAVGTESPTPEPSLSTGRACALRATETRCRPPHSLRPSGPRASRYVFTARPPQLQPACPARPAHIICIVPSHLICISPWSIRRVPSHAWEGRNS
- the LOC125087678 gene encoding uncharacterized protein LOC125087678 isoform X4, with translation MNQNTTAKSHFSSQMPRKSARTAYMHGTGDPVRAADGRGKSDSTRLWAPGLRAPGHRDPLPPAPLAAAERTQGFQN